The sequence below is a genomic window from Syntrophorhabdaceae bacterium.
TAATTTACTTTTCTCAAGCACAATCCTACCTAAACCACTATTTGTCTTTGCACCGATTCTAATAGCTTTCTTTTTCAGATTGCTCTCAATGGTCTTAAGTAATCGTGCGAGTTGCTCTTTGTCATCGGCACGATATGTGGCCTCTAAGTGCATTTTAAATGCCGTGCCAGGTGGGATGACTTCGTAGTCGTATTTTGCCCCTTCCGCGACCTTGCCGGTCTTCGGGTCAATCTTTATACCATCCCTGACCTCGATTGTTGGAGATGTATCGTCAAGTAGGGTAAGATCATCGCAACTTAGGGCACTTTGAGCAGAGTTATCATCCGAGGTGTATCCCCAGAATATATCAAGATCTGAATAGTTTATGGTGCTTCTAAGGACTCCCACAAATGATGTGGCGGGTATGTATGGTCTGCCTTTTGAATCCTTTAGGATGTCTATGTCTGTGCTCTCTCTGACACCGCTTCCTATGAGAGCAGCGGACTTTAGCCTTACCACACCTTCAAGAACCAGTCTACCCTTAATCATCTTGTCTGCCCTCCTTTTGCCGTCTTTAGGGCCTTACGCATGTAGGCAAAGAACGATAGCCAGTATTGGCGGTAGAGATTGTCCTTAAAGTCTTCATCTGCAGAGGAATTATAGTTGATCTCACGCAGAAAAGATTGGTGTGATGTGGTAATGCTGTCCAGGCTATTTTTAGTGACACTATCCCTATCTCTCTTTAAGAAGTCAAGAAGGGTGGTGTTACCGTTGTCGCAGTCTTCAAGCTTGTCTTTGGCAGTTTTCCTTAGTTTATCGATGTTCATATTGCCGTCCTTTCTTATCATTGCCTCAAGCCTGCTTATGAGCGATTTGGTGGGTGGTCTGTTCCTCTCCTCGCTAAATCCCTTTGCATCCCTGATTGCCTCTAAGGAGGCTTGCTTGAGGATGTTCTCTTGAATCAGGCTCTTACAGATTTTCTTTACCTCTTCTGGCATAGAGGGTGAGGGTTTCTTTAAGTCTTTTCTGAATTCAATCTTGGAAAGTGTCTCTTCTCTCTGCATCCCAAGCACAAAGCGACCAAAGCCCTCGTTAGTTCGCTGTCCTATACCCTTTAGTTCGAGCTCCCTCAGTCTTGTGAGTGCCTCACCTTCTGCCTTGATCAGTAGGCATGATCCTGCAGAGATACACATATCAGAGGGCTTTTTTAGCCTCCATACAGAATTGTATCCCTCGTAGGGCTCGGATCTGATGAATGCCTTGATGATCTCAACTCCCGTGCCAAGGACATTTTGAAGTGTATTAATGTCAACAGAAGGAAAGCCATATTCATTTAATATAATGGCAGGTGATGTGAATGTAAGCGAAAGTTCATCGTCATGATCTACATCTGGCTCAAACTTAACTGGATCTTTAAATTCCACCTTTGCCCTTCCATACTGGGCAGACCTTGACCTACCGATGGTGACTTCCAGTGGGTTTTCGAAGGTGTCAACAAGTTTTTTTAGCAGACTCTCATCAATTGAGAATAAGGCGCCTTTGAAGGTCTGGCCTTCGTTTATCGATTCGTAGTTAAAGATGATCCCTTTTTTAGTTGTCCCTCGCTCATAGTCTCTTTCGTGATGAAAGTGAAGTGACCTTTTTACCTCCTTTGTCCGTATTGAGGTGTCGGAGATGTTGCAAAAGCCTCCGATGTAGGATGTGCTCTTCTCTAATTCGGTTAAGTCCTGGAATAATAGATCGTAAAT
It includes:
- a CDS encoding RAMP superfamily CRISPR-associated protein; this encodes MYKLDYVITTLSPVIVTKNAGDPNMVATEEYISGSSILGALATLYIRQNNITTNAHGDDFFYKCFLSGKIIFSNAYICDEDAPRDYYIPAPLSLQRSKDDTEGKTIYDLLFQDLTELEKSTSYIGGFCNISDTSIRTKEVKRSLHFHHERDYERGTTKKGIIFNYESINEGQTFKGALFSIDESLLKKLVDTFENPLEVTIGRSRSAQYGRAKVEFKDPVKFEPDVDHDDELSLTFTSPAIILNEYGFPSVDINTLQNVLGTGVEIIKAFIRSEPYEGYNSVWRLKKPSDMCISAGSCLLIKAEGEALTRLRELELKGIGQRTNEGFGRFVLGMQREETLSKIEFRKDLKKPSPSMPEEVKKICKSLIQENILKQASLEAIRDAKGFSEERNRPPTKSLISRLEAMIRKDGNMNIDKLRKTAKDKLEDCDNGNTTLLDFLKRDRDSVTKNSLDSITTSHQSFLREINYNSSADEDFKDNLYRQYWLSFFAYMRKALKTAKGGQTR